A stretch of the Desulfocurvus vexinensis DSM 17965 genome encodes the following:
- the def gene encoding peptide deformylase: MTRPLVFYPDPVLARRAEEIAEVTPELRALADDMALTMYANEGIGLAAPQVGQSVRLVVVDISGPKVRDDLRVLVNPVITARSEETVESEEGCLSVRNYRANVERAAQVTVQARTLDGQELTIEADDLLAICLQHEIDHLDGTLFIDHISRLKRSLYDKKVRKWVKQDKAQSE, from the coding sequence ATGACACGACCCCTGGTTTTCTATCCCGATCCCGTCCTGGCCCGCCGGGCCGAGGAGATCGCCGAGGTCACGCCCGAGCTGCGCGCCCTGGCCGACGACATGGCCCTGACCATGTACGCCAACGAGGGCATCGGCCTGGCCGCGCCCCAGGTGGGCCAGAGCGTGCGCCTTGTGGTGGTGGACATCTCCGGCCCCAAGGTCCGCGACGACCTGCGCGTGCTGGTCAACCCGGTGATCACCGCGCGCAGCGAAGAGACTGTGGAGTCCGAAGAGGGCTGCCTGTCGGTGCGCAACTACCGCGCCAATGTCGAGCGCGCCGCCCAGGTCACCGTGCAGGCCAGGACCCTGGACGGCCAGGAGCTGACCATCGAGGCCGACGACCTGCTGGCCATCTGCCTGCAGCACGAGATCGACCACCTGGACGGCACCTTGTTCATCGACCATATCAGCCGCCTCAAGCGCTCGCTGTACGACAAGAAGGTCCGCAAATGGGTGAAGCAGGACAAGGCCCAATCCGAGTAG